A stretch of DNA from Xyrauchen texanus isolate HMW12.3.18 chromosome 31, RBS_HiC_50CHRs, whole genome shotgun sequence:
ttatttatttgtttcttttgttcttgtttgtctgttttgttcCGTGCTTGACTTTTGTAATGTTTGTTTGCAATAGTGCTGCAGGCGTCAGTGAGGGAGGAGAAGAAGCTGTTGGTTGAAAATGGCAAACTGAAGAAAGACATCGATGATCTGAAGAAACTGCTGCACGACACACAAAGAAGGAAAGCAGGTACTGAATTCACAAACACCCCAAACCATACCACAACTTCTGACatgtttacaataaaaaaagaataaaaatgaattgttttcCCAAATTTGGATGTCGCAAAATGTCCCCAAAGagattttttgttcaatttagcaTACAGttcaatacaacacacacacacacacacacacacacacacacacacacacacacacacacacacacacacacacacacacactcactcgcactctcacacacacactcacacacacacacacccgcacacacgcacgcacacacatacgcacgcacacacacatccgcacacacacactctctctctcacacacacacttacacacacacacattctctcactcacacacacgcacacacacacacgcatgcacacacatacacacacacacacccgcacacacacacacacacacacacacccgcacacacactctctcactcacacacacacacacatacacacacacatacacacacacacacccgcacacctgcacacacacttacacacacacacacacttacacacacacccacacatacacacactcacacacacactctctcactcacacacacacacactcacacacactcacacacacactctctcactcacacacacacacacttacacacacacccgcacacacacacacacacacacccgcacacacacgaacacacacacccgcacacacacacacacacatccgcacacaaacttacacagacacacacacacacacttacacacacacacacacatacacacacgttgtgtttccatgttttatggggactttccatagacataatggtttttattctgtacaaactttatattctattcctaaacctaaccctacccctaaacctaaccctcacagaaaaccttctgcatttttaccttttcaaaaacataatttag
This window harbors:
- the LOC127625533 gene encoding aminoacyl tRNA synthase complex-interacting multifunctional protein 1-like produces the protein MEDTHSTQVRMSAKAPDDNDEEQMMEYFTQQVFLLKEKAMLQASVREEKKLLVENGKLKKDIDDLKKLLHDTQRRKAGTEFTNTPNHTTTSDMFTIKKE